One region of Limnospira fusiformis SAG 85.79 genomic DNA includes:
- a CDS encoding Uma2 family endonuclease has product MSVELTANTSPETATETEWEPPMPPTDLIFDDGEPLESNRHRIAMNVLIRSLQQAWSERHDFYTGGNMFIYYSSEQARNRDFRGPDFFAVLDVDGTKERQGWVVWQEGGRYPDVIVELMSPSTARVDKGKKKELYQRTFRTPDYFVFDPFEANAFQGWHLQSSEGYQLLEANERGWLWCETLGFWLGTWSGTIDREEAIWLRFYDTEGNLVLLPEEAERQKAEAERQKAEAERQKAEAERQKAEAERQKAEQAQQLAEAERQKAEQAQQLAEAERQKAEAERQKAERLAERLRALGLDPEEL; this is encoded by the coding sequence ATGTCAGTTGAACTCACTGCCAATACTAGCCCCGAAACTGCTACCGAAACGGAATGGGAACCCCCCATGCCGCCAACAGATTTGATTTTTGATGATGGAGAGCCTTTGGAAAGTAACCGTCACCGCATTGCTATGAACGTCCTGATTAGGTCATTGCAACAGGCTTGGAGCGAGCGCCATGATTTCTATACAGGCGGGAATATGTTTATTTACTATAGCAGCGAACAAGCTAGGAACCGAGATTTTCGCGGGCCAGATTTTTTTGCGGTGTTAGATGTAGATGGCACCAAAGAACGACAGGGTTGGGTAGTATGGCAGGAAGGGGGTCGCTACCCAGATGTCATTGTGGAGCTAATGTCTCCCAGTACCGCCAGAGTAGATAAAGGAAAGAAAAAGGAGCTGTATCAGCGGACTTTTCGGACACCAGATTACTTTGTATTTGACCCGTTTGAAGCCAACGCCTTTCAAGGATGGCATTTGCAGAGTTCGGAAGGTTATCAGCTTTTAGAGGCGAATGAGCGAGGTTGGCTGTGGTGTGAAACCTTGGGCTTTTGGCTAGGAACCTGGTCAGGAACTATAGACCGTGAGGAAGCAATTTGGCTGCGGTTTTATGATACGGAAGGTAATTTAGTCCTGTTACCAGAAGAAGCGGAACGCCAAAAAGCTGAAGCCGAACGCCAAAAAGCTGAAGCCGAACGCCAAAAAGCTGAAGCCGAACGTCAAAAAGCCGAAGCTGAACGCCAAAAAGCCGAACAAGCTCAACAGCTTGCTGAGGCAGAACGCCAAAAAGCGGAACAAGCTCAACAGCTTGCTGAGGCAGAACGCCAAAAGGCTGAGGCCGAACGCCAAAAAGCCGAACGTCTTGCTGAACGGTTGCGCGCGCTCGGTTTAGATCCAGAGGAACTATAA
- a CDS encoding Uma2 family endonuclease: protein MSVELTANTSPETATETEWEPPMPPTDLIFDDGEPLESNRHRIAMNVLIRSLQQAWSERHDFYTGGNMFIYYSSEQARNRDFRGPDFFAVLDVDGTKERQGWVVWQEGGRYPDVIVELMSPSTARIDKGKKKDLYQQIFRTPDYFVFDPFEANAFQGWHLHSSGGYQLLEANERGWLWCETLGFWLGTWSGTIDREEAIWLRFYDTEGNLVLLPEEAERQKAESAEQRAESAEQRAERLAERLRALGLDPEEL, encoded by the coding sequence ATGTCAGTTGAACTCACTGCCAATACTAGCCCCGAAACTGCTACCGAAACGGAATGGGAACCCCCCATGCCGCCAACAGATTTGATTTTTGATGATGGAGAGCCTTTGGAAAGTAACCGTCACCGCATTGCTATGAACGTCCTGATTAGGTCATTGCAACAGGCTTGGAGCGAGCGCCATGATTTCTATACAGGCGGGAATATGTTTATTTACTATAGCAGCGAACAAGCTAGGAACCGAGATTTTCGCGGGCCAGATTTTTTTGCGGTGTTAGATGTAGATGGCACCAAAGAACGACAGGGTTGGGTAGTATGGCAGGAAGGGGGTCGCTACCCAGATGTCATTGTGGAGTTGATGTCTCCCAGTACCGCCAGAATAGATAAAGGAAAGAAAAAGGATCTCTATCAGCAGATATTCCGGACCCCAGATTACTTTGTATTTGACCCGTTTGAAGCCAACGCCTTTCAAGGATGGCATTTGCATAGTTCGGGAGGTTATCAGCTTTTAGAGGCGAATGAGCGAGGTTGGCTGTGGTGTGAAACCTTGGGCTTTTGGCTGGGAACTTGGTCAGGAACTATAGACCGTGAGGAGGCAATTTGGCTGCGGTTTTATGATACCGAAGGTAATTTAGTCCTGTTACCAGAAGAAGCTGAACGCCAAAAGGCGGAATCCGCCGAACAACGAGCAGAATCCGCCGAACAACGAGCAGAACGTCTGGCGGAAAGGTTGCGCGCGCTGGGTTTAGATCCAGAGGAACTATAA
- a CDS encoding Uma2 family endonuclease, whose protein sequence is MSVELTANTSPETATETEWEPPMPPTDLIFDDGEPLESNRHRIAMNVLIRSLQQAWSERHDFYTGGNMFIYYSSEQARNRDFRGPDFFAVLDVDGTKERQGWVVWQEGGRYPDVIVELMSPSTARVDKGKKKELYQRTFRTPDYFVFDPFEANAFQGWHLQSSEGYQLLEANERGWLWCETLGFWLGTWSGTIDREEAIWLRFYDTEGNLVLLPEEAERQKAESAEQRAERLAERLRALGLDPEEL, encoded by the coding sequence ATGTCAGTTGAACTCACTGCCAATACTAGCCCCGAAACTGCTACCGAAACGGAATGGGAACCCCCCATGCCGCCAACAGATTTGATTTTTGATGATGGAGAGCCTTTGGAAAGTAACCGTCACCGCATTGCTATGAACGTCCTGATTAGGTCATTGCAACAGGCTTGGAGCGAGCGCCATGATTTCTATACAGGCGGGAATATGTTTATTTACTATAGCAGCGAACAAGCTAGGAACCGAGATTTTCGCGGGCCAGATTTTTTTGCGGTGTTAGATGTAGATGGCACCAAAGAACGACAGGGTTGGGTAGTATGGCAGGAAGGGGGTCGCTACCCAGATGTCATTGTGGAGCTAATGTCTCCCAGTACCGCCAGAGTAGATAAAGGAAAGAAAAAGGAGCTGTATCAGCGGACTTTTCGGACACCAGATTACTTTGTATTTGACCCGTTTGAAGCCAACGCCTTTCAAGGATGGCATTTGCAGAGTTCGGAAGGTTATCAGCTTTTAGAGGCGAATGAGCGAGGTTGGCTGTGGTGTGAAACCTTGGGCTTTTGGCTAGGAACCTGGTCAGGAACTATAGACCGTGAGGAAGCAATTTGGCTGCGGTTTTATGATACCGAAGGTAATTTAGTCCTGTTACCAGAAGAAGCTGAACGCCAAAAGGCGGAATCCGCCGAACAACGAGCAGAACGTCTGGCGGAAAGGTTGCGCGCGCTGGGTTTAGATCCAGAGGAACTATAA
- a CDS encoding Uma2 family endonuclease has product MSVELTANTSPETATETEWEPPIPPTDLIFDDGEPLESNRHRIAMNVLIRSLQQAWSARHDFYTGGNMFIYYSSEQARNRDFRGPDFFAVLDVDGTKERQGWVVWQEGGRYPDVIVELMSPSTARIDKGKKKELYQRTFRTPDYFVFDPFEANAFQGWHLQSSGGYQLLEPNERGWLWCETLGFWLGTWSGTIDREEAIWLRFYDTEGNLVLLPEEAERQKAESAEQRAESAEQRAERLAERLRALGLDPEEL; this is encoded by the coding sequence ATGTCAGTTGAACTCACTGCCAATACTAGCCCCGAAACTGCTACCGAAACGGAATGGGAACCCCCCATACCGCCAACAGATTTGATTTTTGATGATGGAGAGCCTTTGGAAAGTAACCGTCACCGCATTGCTATGAACGTCCTGATTAGGTCATTGCAACAGGCTTGGAGTGCGCGCCATGATTTCTATACAGGCGGGAATATGTTTATTTACTATAGCAGCGAACAAGCTAGGAACCGAGATTTTCGTGGCCCTGATTTCTTTGCGGTGTTAGATGTAGATGGCACCAAAGAACGACAGGGTTGGGTAGTATGGCAGGAAGGGGGTCGCTACCCAGATGTCATTGTGGAGTTGATGTCTCCCAGTACCGCCAGAATAGATAAAGGAAAGAAAAAGGAGCTGTATCAGCGGACTTTTCGGACACCAGATTACTTTGTATTTGACCCGTTTGAAGCCAACGCCTTTCAAGGATGGCATTTGCAGAGTTCGGGAGGTTATCAGCTTTTAGAGCCGAATGAGCGGGGTTGGCTGTGGTGTGAAACCTTGGGCTTTTGGCTGGGAACTTGGTCAGGAACTATAGACCGTGAGGAGGCAATTTGGCTGCGGTTTTATGATACCGAAGGTAATTTAGTCCTGTTACCAGAAGAAGCTGAACGCCAAAAGGCGGAATCCGCCGAACAACGAGCAGAATCCGCCGAACAACGAGCAGAACGTCTGGCGGAAAGGTTGCGCGCGCTGGGTTTAGATCCAGAGGAACTATAA
- a CDS encoding Uma2 family endonuclease: protein MSVELTANTSPETATETEWEPPMPPTDLIFDDGEPLESNRHRIAMNVLIRSLQQAWSERHDFYTGGNMFIYYSSEQARNRDFRGPDFFAVLDVDGTKERQGWVVWQEGGRYPDVIVELMSPSTARVDKGKKKELYQQIFRTPDYFVFDPFEANAFQGWHLHSSGGYQLLEPNERGWLWCETLGFWLGTWSGTIDREEAIWLRFYDTEGNLVLLPEEAERQKAEAERQKAEAERQKAEAERQKAEAERQKAEAERQKAEAERQKAEAERQKAESAEQRAESAEQRAQSAEQRAERLAQRLRALGLDPEEL, encoded by the coding sequence ATGTCAGTTGAACTCACTGCCAATACTAGCCCCGAAACTGCTACCGAAACGGAATGGGAACCCCCCATGCCGCCAACAGATTTGATTTTTGATGATGGAGAGCCTTTGGAAAGTAACCGTCACCGCATTGCTATGAACGTCCTGATTAGGTCATTGCAACAGGCTTGGAGCGAGCGCCATGATTTCTATACAGGCGGGAATATGTTTATTTACTATAGCAGCGAACAAGCTAGGAACCGAGATTTTCGCGGGCCAGATTTTTTTGCGGTGTTAGATGTAGATGGCACCAAAGAACGACAGGGTTGGGTAGTATGGCAGGAAGGGGGTCGCTACCCAGATGTCATTGTGGAGTTGATGTCTCCCAGTACCGCCAGAGTAGATAAAGGAAAGAAAAAGGAGCTGTATCAGCAGATATTCCGAACCCCAGATTACTTTGTATTTGACCCGTTTGAAGCCAACGCCTTTCAAGGATGGCATTTGCATAGTTCGGGAGGTTATCAGCTTTTAGAGCCGAATGAGCGGGGTTGGCTTTGGTGTGAGACCTTGGGCTTTTGGCTAGGAACCTGGTCAGGAACTATAGACCGTGAGGAAGCAATTTGGCTGCGGTTTTATGATACCGAAGGTAATTTAGTCCTGTTACCAGAAGAAGCGGAACGCCAAAAAGCTGAAGCCGAACGCCAAAAAGCTGAAGCGGAACGCCAAAAAGCTGAAGCCGAACGCCAAAAAGCTGAAGCGGAACGCCAAAAAGCTGAAGCCGAACGTCAAAAAGCCGAAGCTGAACGCCAAAAAGCCGAAGCTGAACGGCAAAAGGCGGAATCCGCCGAACAACGAGCGGAATCCGCCGAACAACGAGCCCAATCCGCCGAACAACGAGCCGAACGTCTGGCGCAACGGTTGCGCGCGCTGGGTTTAGATCCAGAGGAACTATAA
- a CDS encoding Uma2 family endonuclease — MSVELTANTSPETATETEWEPPIPPTDLIFDDGEPLESNRHRIAMNVLIRSLQQAWSARHDFYTGGNMFIYYSSEQARNRDFRGPDFFAVLDVDGTKERQGWVVWQEGGRYPDVIVELMSPSTARIDKGKKKELYQRTFRTPDYFVFDPFEANAFQGWHLQSSGGYQLLEPNERGWLWCETLGFWLGTWSGTIDREEAIWLRFYDTEGNLVLLPEEAERQKAEAERQKAEAERQKAEAERQKAEAERQKAESAEQRAQSAEQRAERLAERLRALGLDPEEL, encoded by the coding sequence ATGTCAGTTGAACTCACTGCCAATACTAGCCCCGAAACTGCTACCGAAACGGAATGGGAACCCCCCATACCGCCAACAGATTTGATTTTTGATGATGGAGAGCCTTTGGAAAGTAACCGTCACCGCATTGCTATGAACGTCCTGATTAGGTCATTGCAACAGGCTTGGAGTGCGCGCCATGATTTCTATACAGGCGGGAATATGTTTATTTACTATAGCAGCGAACAAGCTAGGAACCGAGATTTTCGTGGCCCTGATTTCTTTGCGGTGTTAGATGTAGATGGCACCAAAGAACGACAGGGTTGGGTAGTATGGCAGGAAGGGGGTCGCTACCCAGATGTCATTGTGGAGTTGATGTCTCCCAGTACCGCCAGAATAGATAAAGGAAAGAAAAAGGAGCTGTATCAGCGGACTTTTCGGACACCAGATTACTTTGTATTTGACCCGTTTGAAGCCAACGCCTTTCAAGGATGGCATTTGCAGAGTTCGGGAGGTTATCAGCTTTTAGAGCCGAATGAGCGGGGTTGGCTTTGGTGTGAGACCTTGGGCTTTTGGCTAGGAACCTGGTCAGGAACTATAGACCGTGAGGAGGCAATTTGGCTGCGGTTTTATGATACCGAAGGTAATTTAGTCCTGTTACCAGAAGAAGCGGAACGCCAAAAAGCTGAAGCCGAACGCCAAAAAGCTGAAGCGGAACGCCAAAAAGCCGAAGCCGAACGCCAAAAAGCCGAAGCCGAACGCCAAAAGGCGGAATCCGCCGAACAACGAGCCCAATCCGCCGAACAACGAGCCGAACGTCTGGCGGAAAGGTTGCGCGCGCTGGGTTTAGATCCAGAGGAACTATAA